GGGGCAGATTCATTTACACGTAAGCATACATACgtaatacatacataatacgTATGCAGTACTTACGAATCACGTACGAAGTTACGAATCACTTACGAAGTACATGCCAACGGTTGCGAAAACGCGCACAGTGAAGCCGCCCTTTTAACCGTAGTTTTTATGAGTCAACGGTCGCCGCTACTTGGGAAAATGCCTGAGAGCAGAAAACGATCTGCGCATTCGATTGGCATGTTGCATTAGAGCTTCGCCTCCATTTTACGTCGGTACGCAAGGACGTGCCTGCGAGTGCACGAAATAATGCGTCGCGCAAcccgtttttttgttctaagtgagccaaaaaaataacaacccGGGGGAGAAGCCCAACGACGAAGTGGCAACGACAAAGTGGCAGCCGAGTAAAGGCAACCATCGAGTGGAAAAGACCGAGTGGAGAACACTGAGTGGAAAACACCGAGTGACGTACCCCCCAGTAACGCAACATCTGTTGGTAAATAACATGAGCAGCGCAGCACTTGCACATACGCAACACACGACACGAATCGAAGAggccttttcccccccgagAGAAGCCCGTGCCATGTGCCACACATGTGAGCGGAACGGGATGTGAGCAAGGGAGCACGAAGGGAAGGCAGGAGCGAGAGTctgaagagggagaagcacagAAGGGTGAGGACGCGAAGGAAAGGGAGAGAAAGGCACCGAAACGGAGCACAACAAAAGCTAGCTGAACCGAACAGAGCACAACAAAAGCTAGCTGAACTGAACAGATAATAACAAAAACTAGCTGAACTGAACAGAGCACAACAAAAGCTAGCTGAACTGAACAGATAATAACAAAACCTAGCTGAACCGAACAGAGCACAAAACTAGCTGAACCGAACGGATCCCAGCCGAGCCTTACCTACCACAACCACACCCCAGCGCGCGCCCAAACAAGATGAAAATCTGCGAGAGCAAGCTGCCCATCATCCCGATCGAGGATGCCAAGCACTACTCCTGCAGCGAGGAGAACGACACCATAAACCTGGAGAACAACTCGAACGACCTGAACAGCTACCAGAATTTCCTGATCGGGAGTTCGCCCCACGACGGGGCGCACAAGTGCAGGGATAAGCATCTCCACTCGTTGgtaaagaaggagaaaggcACGGGGAAAATTGGCAGCACTGGAGGGAGCAACGCGGGCAGTCACGCAGGTAGTCACCTGTGCAGTAACCCCGCGCGCATGCGTACGAGCACCCGCTGTAACAATGAGAAGGGCCTAAATTTGatcaaaaggaagaagggggtgATGAGGAAAGACCCGTATGGAAGTACACACTTGGTACTGGGAAATATACGAAGTGGTAggaagttaaaaagaaagctACTTTGGAATAGTTACTACGGAGACCAAAACACAAACGTATCTGAATTATCGTACATAAAGGAATTTGAAAATAACTCCTTCATGCACGATAATAATCACCACATGATAGTGTACGAAAATAAGTACCCAAATTATAGTGCACTAAGTATGAGAGAAAACAAAAgtcacaaaataaaaaatttctttgtaTACTCTCCTGATATCATCCAAAGGTGGATAAGAGTCATATTTAATATCATCATAACAACCCTAATAGTGACActgatttattttacattcgTGTCCGTTAGGGAAGACATAAACAAGAAAGTAGCTATTCAGatgcaaaatgtgaaagaagaATCAGACTCGTGTAAGAAGCAATACTATGCTCATAAATGTGGTACAGTTAATTTACCCATCCTAAATGACAAATGTGAAGAATGGCTAAGGTGTATGAAAACTGATCACAAATTATATCaagatttttcttttttgtctgCTCAAATGTTGGGACAACttattaatgcatttatTGTTCAGTTTGAATGGAAAAGTATTTGTGTaattgcttttatttttcttttaatttttattggtAGTAATTATGCCTTATCTATTGGTGGAGGAGTGGGGGCTAGAGGGAATGGTAATGAGTATAACATGTACAGTCCTCATATTGGTGTTCCTCCTGTGCACCCTAATGGGAGTATCCCTCCTTTCCCTTACTACCACTTTTACCCCTTCATGCCACATGGTGTGAATTATGGCGGATCAAGTAACAACCCTGATGTCCCAGTGATGAATAATATACCCTTTTCACAAAATAAGTACTACTCAAGTGGCAGTGTGGGAAGACCTGGGGGGTACCCCCCAACAAATTATAGCTACCTGAATCAGTACACGAACAACAGCGAGAATAATGCCTCCACGCAGTCCAACTCCAGGAATAAAGACTACTCTGAGGTATATAATGGTTCCTCCAAGAAGGATGCCAAGCGTGGCTCCAAGAAATTGGGCTTCCTCAAGTACCTCACTCCGGATTTTAAGTAGATTTCCGCGGGGTGTTAATTCGGCTTGAAATTGGGTGCAGGCATGCCTGTGTGGGAGGGGCGGCACAGTCCCCTCCGTGTTTATGCCCCGCGGAGGTGTGCGCGGTGTGGGCGGTGTACCAGTTGTACGTTGTACCAGTTGTACGAGGTATACCAGTTGTACGAGGTATACCAGTTGTACGAGGTATACCAGTTGTACGAGGTATACCAGTTGCACGCGCCGTACCAGTTGCACGATGTGCATGAGGTGAACTCTGATGCCCCCCCCTTGTGAAGCACCCCCTTTGTGCCCACCCCAAATACACACAGAAAAGGGGGCCAGCCAGCCATATGCCCCTGCGCAGTTTCGTAAAATTTGATCCCCCATTCGGTGCACCCGTACGAGCGTACGTATATATGCCTGTCTAAATGGGAAATGCGGAAAAATGCgaagcaaaaatgtggagcaaaaatttgaagcaaaaatgtgaagcaaaaatgtcaagtcctttttttttgttaaatttttataaattaaaaaaaaaagcgcccTGCAcgttgctgtttttttttttttttttttttatgaagctTTAAATCCCTTTTGATTCACCAAATGGTGTGTATCTCCAGCGCGCTCTTTGTTTTTCCCAACCTGCTCCCCATCACGTCTTTCCTTCTCAAATTCAACAGGAACCATTTCATCAATGTAGTGAACTTTTAGTAATCCCAACTGAGTACTACCTCCGTTGTGGCGAACTGTACTAATCTGTATTTTGAATCGGTCACGTGGACGCGTCTGCACAActgtgcaaaatgaaatggcCGGACTGGGCGCATAATATAGGTAGAATATCATGGCGCCAGTTGGTGCGACGGCAAATGTGTTGGCAGCCCACCGTGCAGGCGTTACacatgggagaaaaaaagaaagaaggaaaaaaagaaggaaataataaaagaataaaagaaggaaagaaaaaaaaatcatcttGCCCTGTGGGCACAAACTGTTCGCGAAAATGCACACGCATTCCGCTGCGCGGTTTGCTCGCCCTCTGGGGTTGTTTTTCCCCATGCTAAAGTGGGAGGCAAATATTAAAGggccccccccaaaaaaaaaccacgAGGGGGAAAACATAACTATAGgtacacacgtgtgtgtgcgCGCCGTCACGGCTACTTGACATACACCCCAAGGGGTTTACATAATGTCGAAGTAAACGAGCCGGTTGAGCTTGCTCAGCTTGGCGTAAATCTGCGATGAGTgcttcctgtttttttttttcaggagAGTGATATTTTTCCGGATAAGAACAGCATGGTCGGTAATCATGATGAGAAAGTCGTTGTCATTCTTCTTTGTCATGTCATACAGTTTAAACCCGAGAAATTCGTCCGGGTCTGTGCTGTGCGCGGAAGTTTGGTCCGTATTCCGTTTGCTCATGTGGGGGGAGGGTGCCTGACTCTCTTTCCCCGCGTCTTCCGCTTTTCTCAtgtcttccccttttctcaTGTCATCCTCTTTCCCCACGTCTTCCCCATTTCCTACTTCTCCCTGTTCGCCCCGGAGGGCGGTGGCCCCTTTTGCCCGCTTAaacttcataattttgtacccctttcccttcttcttctgcacTTTGAGCTCCTCCAAGTTGATCATTTTTCCATGACCACCTTTGGAAAGAAATAtgatttgaaaatttttgacaCTCTTTTCGTCGTTCTCATATGCCAATAGGTCCACGACTTTATCGTTTTTCCCCAGATTGATGCACTTATTCCCtagggagtttttttttgatattttaaaattgatgaGTGGGAACTGAATTATGTGTCCACTTGCCGTACCAACAATACAGTTGTCACTAAAATTGCAGTAGCTGAAATggatatcttttttatttttaaaaagtctgattcctttttttttcttttttaagaaCACGTCATTGTTTAtgactttcatttttccattttcactGCACACGATGaggtattttttattttcctcgaATTTGGTCATACCGGTGATACTCTTTGAGCAGTGGATGATTTGGTTGATTGGCGTTCCCTTGGAGTCGTAGGACGAGGTCTGCAGATCGCACACGTTGAGGATGTAGGCTTTGTTCTGGCTGTCCGTCAGTAGTAGTTTGTCTTTGTTTCTGCACAGGAtgcttttcttcactttgtaGCAGTTGGTTGAGTTGGCAGTGGTGGGCTTAGCATTGGAGGTGGCTTCCCCGCTCACCGCAACGTTGACTGCCCCGCTTACCGCTACGTTGGCTTCCCCGATTCCTGCCACGTTGACTGCCCCGCTTCCCGCCACGTTGACTGCCCCGCTTCCCGCCACGTTGGGTGCCTCCTCGTGTGCTCCGCCAACCTTGAGTCGCCTCTCCTCATTCTCCTTCAAAATGTATTTGACGTTGGACAGCTTGATGATATTGTTCTGGTGATTTTTCAACTTCTCCGcaattttgattttcttGACGTACCCTCCGTAGGTGATTAGGACGAGCACGTGATCGTTGTTGTAAACATCTTTGACGTCCGTGTGTATGGAGTCGATGTAGGTGTGCCTGTATTGCACCGAGGGGTCTATCCTTTTCGCTTCCTTTTGGGTGCcctccaagggggggaagcccTCCACGTCATGCACTCCTCCCCTTTGATTCTTTCCCTTGGGCAAAGTGGGATCCACCACTGCGGTGTGTTGCTCTTCCCCGTTGTGCAGTTCGCCTGGATCTGCATCGCTTTGCAAATTTAAGCTTTCCTCTTTTGAATTCTCCTCGTCCCCTCCAAGCTTAGATAGGTCATCCCGCTGGGGGGTAGG
This genomic stretch from Plasmodium cynomolgi strain B DNA, chromosome 14, whole genome shotgun sequence harbors:
- a CDS encoding hypothetical protein (putative) yields the protein MRTSTRCNNEKGLNLIKRKKGVMRKDPYGSTHLVLGNIRSGRKLKRKLLWNSYYGDQNTNVSELSYIKEFENNSFMHDNNHHMIVYENKYPNYSALSMRENKSHKIKNFFVYSPDIIQRWIRVIFNIIITTLIVTLIYFTFVSVREDINKKVAIQMQNVKEESDSCKKQYYAHKCGTVNLPILNDKCEEWLRCMKTDHKLYQDFSFLSAQMLGQLINAFIVQFEWKSICVIAFIFLLIFIGSNYALSIGGGVGARGNGNEYNMYSPHIGVPPVHPNGSIPPFPYYHFYPFMPHGVNYGGSSNNPDVPVMNNIPFSQNKYYSSGSVGRPGGYPPTNYSYLNQYTNNSENNASTQSNSRNKDYSEVYNGSSKKDAKRGSKKLGFLKYLTPDFK